A part of Bacillota bacterium genomic DNA contains:
- a CDS encoding 2Fe-2S iron-sulfur cluster binding domain-containing protein, producing MDMISLTIDGRKVEVPRGSTVLDAARAAGIDVPTLCYLKDVNAVGVCRVCVVEIEGAKSLQASCVTPAAQDMVVHTNTPAVREARRTVLELIISNHPFECLTCERNGNCELQALAERFGTRDIEYPGERAKFPVDTSSPSIVRDPNKCILCRRCMSVCQKVQTVFALAPNNRGFGTMIAPAFGDELMSAVCSLCGQCVLVCPTGALKERDETEAVWQALADPSKHVLVQTAPAIRASIGEECWLEPGSRVTGQLVAALRRLGFDRVFDTDFAADLTIMEEGHEFLQRLREGGTLPLITSCSPGWIKFIEHFYPELLPHLSTCKSPQQMFGAVAKTYYAEKAGIDPKDIFVVSVMPCTAKKFEARRPEMTASGYADVDAVLTTRELGRMIREAGIDLGSLEPEAFDPPLGMSTGAGAIFGVTGGVMEAALRTVSEVVLDRELDDIDFVPVRGFDGVKEAEIDLDGTHVRVAVAHGLGNARRLLEGVKSGEANYHFIEIMACPGGCIGGGGQPIPTNDEIRKKRIAAIYEEDKHMPLRKSHLNPAVQELYREFLGKPLSEKAHELLHTHYHARARF from the coding sequence ATGGACATGATTAGTCTCACAATTGACGGTCGCAAGGTGGAAGTCCCGAGAGGCTCGACGGTTTTGGATGCTGCGAGGGCGGCCGGGATCGACGTGCCCACTCTCTGTTACCTGAAGGACGTGAACGCCGTCGGCGTGTGCAGGGTCTGTGTGGTGGAGATCGAGGGTGCGAAGTCCCTCCAGGCCTCGTGCGTCACCCCGGCTGCTCAGGATATGGTCGTTCACACGAACACCCCGGCGGTGCGCGAAGCGCGTCGCACGGTGCTTGAGCTCATCATATCGAACCATCCTTTCGAGTGCCTCACTTGCGAGCGGAACGGAAACTGCGAGTTGCAGGCGTTGGCTGAAAGGTTCGGGACACGCGACATTGAGTACCCGGGCGAACGAGCCAAGTTCCCTGTCGACACGTCGAGCCCGTCCATCGTGCGAGATCCGAACAAGTGCATTCTGTGCAGGCGTTGCATGAGCGTGTGCCAGAAGGTGCAGACCGTCTTCGCGCTCGCTCCGAACAACAGGGGCTTCGGAACCATGATCGCGCCGGCTTTCGGAGACGAGCTCATGAGCGCAGTGTGTTCGCTGTGCGGGCAGTGTGTGTTGGTGTGTCCCACGGGGGCGTTGAAGGAACGGGACGAGACGGAGGCTGTGTGGCAGGCCCTCGCAGACCCATCGAAGCACGTGCTCGTGCAGACCGCCCCCGCTATCCGTGCAAGCATCGGCGAGGAGTGCTGGCTCGAACCCGGCAGCCGGGTCACCGGGCAGCTCGTAGCTGCCTTACGCAGGCTCGGGTTCGATAGGGTGTTCGACACGGACTTCGCGGCAGACCTCACCATCATGGAAGAGGGGCATGAGTTCCTCCAGCGCTTGCGCGAAGGCGGCACGTTGCCTCTCATCACGTCGTGCAGCCCAGGCTGGATCAAGTTCATAGAGCACTTCTACCCCGAGCTCCTGCCTCACCTCTCAACGTGCAAGTCGCCTCAACAGATGTTCGGCGCGGTTGCAAAGACGTACTATGCAGAGAAAGCTGGCATCGACCCGAAGGATATCTTTGTGGTGTCCGTGATGCCTTGCACTGCCAAGAAGTTTGAGGCCAGGAGGCCGGAGATGACGGCGAGCGGGTATGCCGACGTGGATGCGGTGCTCACCACGAGGGAGCTCGGGAGGATGATCCGCGAGGCCGGGATAGACCTGGGCTCCCTCGAGCCTGAGGCGTTCGACCCGCCCCTCGGTATGTCCACCGGCGCGGGCGCCATATTCGGGGTGACGGGCGGCGTGATGGAGGCGGCGCTCCGGACCGTGTCTGAGGTGGTCCTCGACCGCGAGCTGGACGACATCGACTTCGTTCCGGTCAGGGGCTTCGATGGGGTGAAGGAAGCAGAGATCGACCTCGATGGAACACACGTTCGCGTCGCAGTCGCGCACGGCCTCGGGAACGCCAGGCGTCTTTTGGAGGGCGTGAAGAGCGGCGAAGCCAACTACCATTTCATCGAGATAATGGCGTGCCCGGGTGGGTGTATCGGCGGCGGCGGTCAGCCCATACCCACGAACGACGAGATACGAAAGAAGAGGATCGCGGCCATTTACGAAGAGGATAAGCACATGCCGCTGCGCAAATCGCACCTCAACCCGGCGGTCCAGGAGCTCTACAGGGAATTCCTTGGGAAACCCCTTAGCGAGAAGGCACACGAGCTCCTGCACACCCACTATCATGCGAGGGCGCGGTTCTGA
- the nuoF gene encoding NADH-quinone oxidoreductase subunit NuoF: protein MDSYRAHVLVCGGAGCVSSGCKEVQEAFVDEIAKCGLAGEVRVVSTGCMGPCELGPVAIIYPEGVLYRKLRPEDAREIAREHLLKGRIVQRLLYEAPDTQQRVPTYGDITFFNRQLRIALRNTGKIDPLNIEEYIAEDGYVALAKVLTEMTPEQVVDVVKRSGLRGRGGAGFPTGLKWDFTRRAKADQKYVVCNADEGDPGAFMDRSVLEGDPHSVIEAMAIAGYAVGASQGYVYVRAEYPLAVKHLTHAIMQAREYGVLGKDIFGKGFDFDLDIRVGAGAFVCGEETALLASVEGKRGEPRPRPPFPANEGLWAKPTLINNVETYANIPPIILKGPEWFASIGTEKSKGTKVFALAGKINNTGLVEVPMGTSLGEIIFDIGGGIPGGKKFKAAQTGGPSGGCVPAEFLNTPVDYESLKELGTIMGSGGLIVMDEDTCMVDLARFFLEFTQDESCGKCAPCRIGTKRMLEILTRITRGEGREGDIERLVKLGTWIKETALCGLGQTAPNPVLTTIRYFRDEYEAHIRDKRCPASVCAALFEAPCQNACPAGVDVPRYISLIRQKRYQDAVRLIKEKNPFPAVCGRVCTHPCEGKCRRAQLDEAVAICELKRFAADWELMNPLPPDRPAVRKDSKVAIIGSGPAGLTAAYYLAGFGYEVTVFEALPEAGGMLRVGIPEYRLPKDVLDAEILAICRRGVEIRTGVAVGKDITLEELKAQGYKAIFIAVGANVSQKLGVPGEDLDGVIGAVEFLREVNLNGRRKVGKKVAVIGGGNAAIDAARTALRLGAKEVHIIYRRQREDMPADKSEIAEAEREGVKIHFLTAPSRMIGSAGKLTNMECVRMSLGEFDRTGRRRPVPIEGSEFVIDVDTVISAISQRPDASVVPAGSRIEVTKWSTIVADPRTRATGEPGVFAGGDCVNGPDTVIQAIADGRRAAEEIDKFLGGTGKIPVSPDLGRELAGEIHEERMIRQHPEHLPVSERKGNFDEVVSRLSEAAALYEASRCLRCDVKD, encoded by the coding sequence ATGGATTCCTACCGTGCGCATGTCCTGGTGTGTGGCGGCGCAGGCTGCGTTTCCTCTGGGTGCAAAGAGGTTCAAGAGGCTTTCGTGGATGAAATAGCAAAGTGCGGCCTTGCTGGTGAGGTCAGAGTGGTGAGCACCGGGTGCATGGGTCCTTGCGAGCTCGGCCCGGTTGCCATCATATACCCCGAAGGGGTCCTGTACCGGAAGCTCAGGCCCGAGGATGCCAGGGAGATCGCCCGTGAGCATCTGCTGAAAGGAAGGATAGTCCAGCGCCTGCTGTATGAAGCTCCCGATACCCAGCAGCGGGTACCGACATACGGAGACATTACGTTTTTCAACAGGCAGCTCAGGATCGCCCTGCGCAACACCGGCAAGATAGACCCGCTCAACATAGAGGAGTACATCGCTGAGGACGGTTACGTTGCCCTTGCGAAGGTCCTTACGGAGATGACGCCGGAGCAGGTGGTGGACGTCGTAAAGCGCTCGGGGCTGCGCGGGCGCGGCGGGGCTGGGTTCCCGACCGGCCTCAAGTGGGATTTCACGCGCAGGGCCAAGGCCGACCAGAAATACGTGGTCTGCAACGCCGACGAGGGTGACCCCGGTGCGTTCATGGATAGGAGCGTGCTGGAGGGTGATCCCCACAGTGTCATAGAGGCTATGGCGATCGCAGGCTATGCGGTGGGTGCGTCTCAGGGGTACGTGTACGTGCGAGCTGAGTACCCCTTGGCAGTCAAGCATCTCACGCACGCCATAATGCAAGCTCGGGAGTACGGAGTGCTGGGCAAGGACATATTCGGGAAGGGGTTCGACTTCGACCTTGACATCAGGGTCGGCGCGGGCGCGTTCGTCTGCGGGGAGGAGACGGCGCTCCTGGCCTCGGTGGAGGGGAAGCGTGGTGAACCGCGGCCGAGGCCCCCGTTCCCGGCAAACGAGGGCCTGTGGGCGAAACCCACTCTCATCAACAACGTCGAGACGTACGCGAACATCCCGCCCATAATCCTGAAAGGGCCGGAGTGGTTCGCCAGCATCGGCACAGAGAAGAGCAAAGGCACCAAGGTGTTTGCCTTAGCCGGGAAGATAAACAACACGGGCCTCGTCGAGGTGCCGATGGGTACGTCGCTTGGCGAGATAATCTTCGATATCGGGGGCGGCATCCCAGGCGGCAAGAAATTCAAGGCCGCGCAGACCGGAGGCCCGTCAGGCGGGTGCGTGCCAGCGGAGTTTCTCAACACCCCCGTTGACTATGAGTCTTTGAAGGAGCTCGGCACGATCATGGGCTCGGGCGGCCTCATCGTCATGGACGAGGACACGTGCATGGTCGACCTGGCCCGGTTCTTCCTCGAGTTCACGCAGGACGAATCGTGCGGCAAGTGCGCTCCGTGCCGTATCGGAACGAAGAGGATGCTCGAGATCCTGACGAGGATCACGCGCGGCGAGGGACGCGAGGGAGACATCGAACGTCTAGTGAAGCTGGGCACCTGGATCAAGGAGACCGCCCTGTGCGGCCTTGGCCAGACGGCTCCGAACCCCGTGCTCACCACGATACGGTACTTCAGAGACGAGTATGAGGCTCACATCCGCGACAAGCGGTGTCCGGCGTCGGTGTGCGCCGCGCTGTTCGAGGCCCCGTGTCAGAACGCGTGCCCGGCCGGGGTCGACGTCCCAAGGTACATCAGCCTGATAAGGCAAAAGAGATATCAGGACGCTGTCAGGCTCATAAAGGAGAAGAACCCATTCCCAGCGGTGTGCGGGCGGGTATGCACCCACCCGTGCGAGGGCAAGTGCAGGCGGGCTCAGCTGGATGAGGCGGTAGCCATATGTGAGCTGAAGAGGTTTGCGGCTGATTGGGAGCTCATGAACCCGCTGCCACCGGACCGTCCGGCCGTCCGCAAGGATTCCAAGGTCGCCATCATCGGGTCGGGGCCCGCGGGGCTCACAGCCGCGTATTACCTTGCAGGGTTTGGGTACGAGGTCACGGTGTTCGAGGCACTCCCCGAGGCCGGTGGGATGCTCAGGGTGGGCATTCCCGAGTACCGGCTGCCGAAGGATGTTCTGGACGCGGAGATCCTCGCGATATGCCGCAGGGGCGTCGAGATACGCACCGGGGTCGCGGTGGGCAAGGACATAACCCTGGAGGAGCTGAAGGCGCAGGGCTATAAGGCGATCTTCATCGCGGTCGGTGCGAACGTCAGCCAGAAGCTGGGCGTGCCCGGTGAGGACCTCGATGGAGTCATCGGCGCGGTGGAGTTTCTGCGAGAGGTGAACCTAAACGGCCGCCGGAAGGTGGGGAAGAAGGTCGCGGTCATAGGTGGCGGCAACGCCGCCATAGACGCGGCCCGCACCGCCTTGCGGCTCGGCGCGAAGGAGGTCCACATAATCTACAGGCGGCAGCGGGAGGACATGCCGGCCGACAAGTCCGAGATAGCCGAGGCGGAGCGGGAAGGGGTTAAGATCCATTTCCTGACTGCGCCGTCCAGGATGATCGGAAGCGCCGGCAAGCTTACGAACATGGAGTGCGTCCGCATGTCTCTTGGCGAGTTCGACCGCACCGGCCGCAGACGCCCTGTCCCGATCGAGGGCTCGGAGTTCGTCATCGACGTGGATACAGTGATATCCGCCATCAGCCAAAGGCCGGACGCATCGGTGGTGCCGGCTGGGTCACGAATCGAGGTCACCAAGTGGTCTACGATAGTCGCAGACCCGAGGACCCGCGCGACCGGCGAGCCCGGCGTCTTCGCCGGTGGAGACTGCGTTAACGGTCCGGACACCGTGATCCAAGCGATCGCAGACGGCAGGCGGGCCGCCGAGGAAATAGACAAGTTCCTCGGTGGGACCGGGAAGATCCCGGTAAGCCCCGACCTCGGGAGAGAGCTCGCCGGGGAAATCCATGAGGAGCGTATGATCCGTCAGCATCCGGAACACCTGCCCGTCTCCGAAAGAAAAGGCAACTTCGATGAGGTCGTATCGAGGCTCAGTGAAGCAGCCGCCCTTTACGAGGCGTCCCGGTGCCTGCGGTGCGACGTGAAGGACTGA
- a CDS encoding zinc ribbon domain-containing protein, whose product MREGGGEPKVIQCPNCGTTNPDGSEVCEKCGQGLLPGPQVITHDTPKLPFIKRIPLGRGPVRRG is encoded by the coding sequence TTGCGCGAGGGAGGGGGTGAGCCCAAGGTGATCCAGTGCCCCAATTGCGGGACGACGAATCCTGACGGGTCGGAGGTGTGCGAAAAGTGCGGCCAAGGCCTCCTACCGGGGCCGCAGGTGATAACGCATGACACCCCAAAGCTGCCGTTTATCAAGAGGATTCCCCTTGGTAGGGGACCGGTGCGTCGTGGTTGA